One segment of Trichlorobacter ammonificans DNA contains the following:
- a CDS encoding DMT family transporter, producing MNNLMLVLLMACGGVAIALQPSINARLAQKVGSFESSLISFAVGTLCLLAVVLTTGRGSLRGVVDASWWELTGGFLGAFFVTMTIIAVPRMGTAAVMAIIIAGQLSTGTLLDHLGMFGLRQVPLTPLRGVGIALLCLGAALVVRR from the coding sequence ATGAATAACCTGATGCTGGTACTGTTGATGGCCTGCGGCGGGGTGGCGATAGCATTGCAGCCCTCCATCAATGCCCGCCTGGCCCAGAAAGTGGGGAGTTTTGAGAGCTCGCTGATCTCCTTTGCCGTGGGCACCCTCTGTCTGCTGGCGGTGGTACTGACGACCGGTCGGGGCAGCCTGCGCGGCGTCGTTGATGCGTCCTGGTGGGAGCTGACGGGCGGATTTTTGGGGGCTTTCTTCGTCACCATGACCATCATTGCGGTGCCGCGCATGGGAACCGCGGCGGTGATGGCGATCATCATCGCCGGGCAGTTGAGCACCGGCACCCTGCTCGACCATCTGGGGATGTTCGGCTTGCGCCAGGTACCGCTGACGCCGCTGCGGGGAGTGGGGATCGCCCTGCTCTGCCTGGGGGCTGCTCTGGTAGTCCGCCGTTGA
- a CDS encoding nitroreductase family protein → MLNFTVDSRTCTRCGACAADCPPRIISLENGLPAIAPEKEAACYKCQHCLAICPTAAISILGVAPEQCTGLTGTLPAPEAMATLIKGRRSVRRYRDENLAPELLQQLLEVAWHAPTGVNSRQVRFTVVDDRRKMAEFRTNLLEELGKLVRRNALPAGFERYADFVRVWEEQGQDILFRGAPHFLVASAPQAVVTPAQDCLIALSYFELYARVNGVGTVWDGLATLAITQLVPAARQWLGIPDDHAVGYCMAFGPPAVSYQRTVQHPAALIHRVS, encoded by the coding sequence ATGCTGAACTTCACCGTTGACAGCCGGACCTGTACCCGCTGCGGCGCCTGCGCCGCCGACTGCCCCCCCCGGATCATCTCCCTGGAGAACGGCCTGCCGGCCATTGCTCCGGAAAAAGAGGCCGCCTGTTACAAATGTCAGCACTGCCTGGCAATCTGCCCCACGGCCGCCATCTCCATCCTGGGGGTGGCCCCGGAACAGTGCACCGGGCTGACCGGCACGCTCCCCGCCCCCGAGGCGATGGCAACCCTGATCAAGGGGCGCCGCTCGGTGCGGCGCTACCGGGATGAAAACCTTGCCCCGGAGCTGCTGCAGCAGTTGCTGGAGGTGGCCTGGCACGCCCCCACCGGGGTCAACTCACGGCAGGTACGTTTCACGGTGGTGGATGACCGGCGGAAAATGGCCGAGTTCCGGACAAACCTGCTGGAGGAGCTGGGGAAGCTGGTGCGGCGGAACGCCCTGCCGGCCGGTTTTGAGCGCTATGCCGATTTCGTGCGGGTCTGGGAGGAGCAGGGGCAGGATATCCTCTTCCGGGGCGCGCCCCATTTTCTGGTGGCCTCGGCCCCCCAGGCGGTGGTGACCCCGGCCCAGGACTGCCTGATCGCCCTGTCCTACTTTGAACTGTACGCCCGGGTCAACGGCGTCGGCACGGTCTGGGACGGCCTGGCCACCCTGGCCATCACCCAACTGGTACCGGCGGCCCGCCAGTGGCTGGGGATTCCGGACGACCATGCCGTCGGCTACTGCATGGCCTTCGGCCCGCCGGCGGTCAGCTACCAGCGCACCGTGCAGCATCCGGCGGCACTGATTCACCGCGTAAGCTAG
- the shc gene encoding squalene--hopene cyclase gives MATDAAAFLAAQQQEDGHWVFDLEADVTIPAEYVMLQRFIGREIAPEVAERLTAYILDRQMPDGSWPLYAVDGNANISASVKAYFALKLLGHDKNAPHMVRARRIILALGGAETSNVFTRITLALFGQVPWHTPPAMPIEIMLLPGWFFFHLQKVAYWSRTVIVPLLMLYATKPVCRLRHDEGIAELFRTPPDMLVHLDRFKPRNWRKNAFILLDRVLKRTMHLIPRRINRHALAEAERWTRARMQGDGGIGAIYPAMANAVMALKTLGYGDDDPDYRRGLEAIDNLMTHPGTQTFGIPAEGNGGYSSSSSSSAAPDLYPAAWSDSARSISHSFCQPCNSPVWDTCMSLTALCEAGYDGRQIEQAMAWLLAKQVTVPGDWSDRSPELVPGGWAFQYENARYPDVDDTAKVLMSLFRAGALERPEYREQIERAVNWVLGMQSSDGGWGAFDIDNNRYYLNDIPFADHGALLDPSTADLTGRCIELLGMLGHGPDYPPVARAIAFIKKEQEPFGGWFGRWGVNYIYGTWSVLSGLHQAGEDMSSPYVRKAVQWLISCQNSDGGWGETCASYDDPSLAGSGASTASQTAWALLALMAAGEAGHAAVAAGVGYLTERYDNGWEEPQFTGTGFPRVFYLRYHGYRLFFPVWALAVYRRYTSGADTVQTLVKKQGRASGRRPAFPLAVQAHAS, from the coding sequence GTGGCAACGGATGCGGCCGCTTTTCTCGCCGCGCAGCAGCAGGAAGACGGGCACTGGGTGTTTGATCTTGAGGCGGATGTGACCATTCCGGCGGAATATGTGATGTTGCAGCGGTTCATTGGCCGGGAGATCGCCCCGGAGGTGGCGGAGCGGCTGACGGCCTATATTCTGGACCGCCAGATGCCGGACGGCAGTTGGCCGTTGTACGCCGTTGACGGCAACGCCAACATCAGCGCCAGCGTCAAGGCGTACTTCGCTCTGAAGCTGCTGGGGCATGACAAAAATGCCCCGCACATGGTCAGGGCCCGTCGGATCATTCTGGCGCTGGGCGGGGCGGAGACGAGCAACGTCTTTACCCGCATCACCCTGGCCCTCTTCGGCCAGGTGCCGTGGCACACCCCCCCGGCCATGCCGATCGAGATCATGCTGCTGCCGGGCTGGTTCTTCTTTCACTTGCAGAAGGTGGCCTACTGGTCCCGCACGGTTATTGTGCCGCTGCTGATGCTGTACGCCACCAAACCGGTCTGCCGGCTGCGGCATGACGAAGGGATAGCGGAGCTGTTCCGGACACCGCCGGACATGCTGGTGCACCTGGACCGTTTCAAACCGCGGAACTGGCGGAAAAACGCCTTCATTCTGCTGGACCGGGTGCTGAAGCGCACCATGCATCTGATACCCCGCCGCATCAACCGGCACGCCCTGGCCGAGGCGGAGCGCTGGACCAGGGCGCGGATGCAGGGAGACGGCGGTATCGGCGCCATTTACCCGGCCATGGCCAATGCGGTCATGGCCCTGAAAACCCTGGGATATGGCGACGACGACCCCGATTACCGGCGCGGACTGGAGGCCATCGACAACCTGATGACCCACCCCGGAACGCAGACATTCGGCATCCCGGCGGAAGGGAACGGCGGCTACAGTTCGTCCAGCTCCTCGTCGGCCGCCCCGGATCTCTATCCGGCAGCCTGGAGCGATTCGGCGCGAAGCATATCGCACAGCTTCTGCCAACCCTGCAATTCACCGGTGTGGGACACCTGCATGAGCCTGACCGCTCTGTGCGAGGCGGGTTACGACGGCCGGCAGATAGAGCAGGCCATGGCATGGCTCTTGGCGAAACAGGTCACCGTGCCGGGAGACTGGTCCGACCGCAGTCCGGAATTGGTTCCCGGCGGCTGGGCCTTTCAGTACGAAAACGCACGCTATCCGGACGTGGACGACACGGCCAAGGTGCTGATGAGCCTGTTCCGCGCCGGAGCACTGGAGCGGCCGGAATACCGGGAGCAGATCGAGCGGGCGGTAAACTGGGTGCTGGGTATGCAGAGCTCCGACGGGGGCTGGGGCGCTTTTGACATCGATAACAACCGTTACTACCTGAACGACATCCCCTTTGCGGACCATGGCGCCCTGCTGGACCCCAGCACGGCCGACCTCACCGGCAGGTGCATCGAACTGCTCGGCATGCTCGGGCACGGCCCGGACTATCCGCCCGTTGCCAGGGCGATCGCCTTCATCAAAAAGGAGCAGGAGCCGTTCGGCGGCTGGTTCGGGCGCTGGGGGGTCAACTACATTTACGGCACCTGGTCGGTGCTGTCCGGGCTGCACCAGGCCGGTGAGGATATGAGCAGCCCCTACGTACGGAAAGCGGTGCAGTGGCTCATATCATGCCAGAACAGTGACGGCGGCTGGGGGGAGACCTGCGCAAGCTATGACGATCCCTCCCTGGCCGGCAGCGGCGCCAGTACGGCCTCCCAGACCGCCTGGGCGTTGCTGGCGCTGATGGCGGCGGGTGAAGCCGGTCACGCCGCGGTCGCTGCCGGGGTCGGCTACCTGACGGAACGCTATGACAACGGCTGGGAGGAACCGCAGTTCACCGGCACCGGTTTTCCCCGCGTCTTCTACCTGCGCTACCACGGCTACCGCCTGTTCTTTCCGGTCTGGGCGCTGGCTGTGTACCGCCGCTACACAAGCGGCGCCGACACCGTGCAGACGCTGGTGAAAAAACAGGGCAGGGCGTCGGGGAGACGGCCCGCCTTCCCCCTGGCTGTGCAGGCGCACGCCTCGTAG
- a CDS encoding TetR/AcrR family transcriptional regulator — protein MVNSVKIMGFKERQQKHKEEFRAEILKAAVALFAEEGYAKFSMRKLAARIGYSPTTIYLYFRDKDDLLLHICENLYAALLQEMQELRTLPLPPEQILKATYLSYIRYNLANPEQYKVVFFSNPYLYGRPEDYFARDTMSNRCWRNMCETIDACMQSGYFRPLDRDTLAIVLWSAMHGLVSSLIFTKDFPMPDPDVMAEMLLDGLLNGYRA, from the coding sequence ATGGTTAACAGTGTTAAGATAATGGGCTTCAAAGAGCGGCAACAGAAACATAAGGAGGAATTCAGGGCAGAAATCCTGAAGGCCGCCGTGGCGCTCTTCGCCGAGGAAGGGTACGCCAAGTTTTCCATGCGCAAGCTGGCCGCCCGGATCGGCTACTCGCCGACCACCATCTATCTCTACTTTCGCGACAAGGACGACCTGCTGCTGCATATCTGCGAGAACCTGTACGCCGCATTGTTGCAGGAAATGCAGGAGCTGCGCACGCTGCCCCTGCCGCCGGAGCAGATTCTGAAGGCCACGTACCTGAGTTACATCCGCTACAACCTCGCCAATCCCGAGCAGTACAAGGTGGTCTTCTTTTCAAATCCCTATCTGTACGGCCGGCCGGAGGACTATTTCGCGCGGGATACCATGTCGAACCGCTGCTGGCGGAATATGTGCGAAACTATCGATGCCTGCATGCAGAGCGGCTATTTTCGGCCGCTCGACCGCGATACGCTTGCGATCGTGCTCTGGAGCGCCATGCACGGTCTGGTCTCCAGCCTGATTTTTACCAAGGACTTTCCCATGCCCGATCCCGATGTCATGGCGGAAATGCTGCTTGACGGTCTGCTGAACGGCTATAGAGCGTAA
- a CDS encoding PEP/pyruvate-binding domain-containing protein, translated as MNREPSLVLGWERAFSAGPAVVGGKGWNLARLDRYGFPVPRGVVLAAAAYEAFIEANKLQDTVREIADRLTAADLISPEGRNRLAGLCRRIGEGTMPPEVAAAVDDGLTAAGLAGLPLAVRSSAVAEDGERASFAGIHDSFLNIQGLSCVLAAVINCYRSLWSERAVVYRRRMGISDYAVAPAVVLMELVPAVSAGVAFSCDPVSGRGDRLVIAANFGLGESVVGGVVEPDQYQLASGTRNGELHVLERRIGSKLFGSRTVAGGGTALRQRTERAGTVVLNDDELLVLGRLTRQVFLALGQGERHQDVEWVHDGSRFHLVQARPVTALPSATYPALREQPELWSNANFRDAVPMVQTPFNWSVSRLMIEQVFTCQYAAAGYRIDLTVPRCRLFNGRPYFNLAVLQWECYDAYGITPADYNRFIGGHQPEIKLPAGEPARLKLKRLMANLRLLQVLGRIRRHAATTFHTFTSCVDDLRRRDLTLLDDRGLLALIREGERLAQRIDPIMVMLGTSGAVFAVLQPLLERFLPGRGQALTTALLAGQEGITSADHGLRLLELARMVGDDPDARAFFSAEPFRPEQWRAIPIRSPFRREFGTFLDEYGHRCVYELDFSNPRWHEDPRYLLTTIRGMLDNADPEAVRRRQRETSRRAWDEVRAGVPRLLHGLVRRLVRMGGTDAANREMAKSVLVRLADTYRRIALELGERLRQRGLLEQRDDVFFCYWTELLELLTGAWDGAGLPLRVVDRREQHEEWLALDAPDLIRGETPHYVDQQPSERGDHLSGLGVAAGRARGAARLVRHPEEGERLQHGDVLVAPSTDPAWTPLFLKASALVAETGGFISHGAIVAREYGIPAVVNVAGALKRINDGGMLTVDGDRGIVQVE; from the coding sequence ATGAATCGTGAACCGTCGCTGGTGCTGGGGTGGGAGCGGGCTTTTTCGGCCGGTCCCGCGGTGGTGGGGGGCAAGGGATGGAACCTGGCGCGCCTGGACCGCTACGGTTTTCCGGTACCCCGTGGCGTGGTGCTGGCGGCGGCAGCCTACGAGGCCTTCATTGAAGCCAACAAGCTGCAGGATACGGTCAGGGAGATCGCCGACCGCCTGACCGCCGCCGACCTGATCTCCCCTGAAGGGCGCAATCGCCTGGCCGGCCTGTGTCGCCGGATCGGGGAAGGGACCATGCCGCCGGAGGTCGCGGCGGCGGTGGATGACGGCCTGACCGCTGCCGGGCTGGCAGGCCTTCCCCTGGCGGTGCGCTCCTCGGCTGTCGCCGAAGACGGTGAACGGGCATCCTTTGCCGGCATTCACGACTCGTTCCTGAATATCCAGGGGCTGTCCTGCGTGCTGGCGGCGGTGATCAACTGCTACCGTTCTCTCTGGAGCGAGCGGGCCGTGGTCTACCGTCGCAGGATGGGGATCAGCGACTACGCTGTGGCGCCGGCGGTGGTGCTGATGGAGCTGGTGCCGGCGGTGAGCGCCGGTGTTGCCTTCAGTTGCGATCCGGTGAGCGGCCGGGGGGATCGTCTGGTGATCGCGGCCAATTTCGGCCTGGGGGAGTCGGTGGTGGGAGGGGTCGTGGAGCCGGACCAGTACCAGCTGGCTTCCGGCACGCGGAACGGGGAGCTGCACGTACTGGAGCGCCGGATCGGCAGCAAGCTGTTCGGGAGCCGGACCGTGGCCGGCGGCGGGACGGCCTTGCGGCAGCGGACGGAACGCGCCGGAACCGTTGTCCTCAACGACGACGAACTGCTGGTCCTGGGGCGGCTTACCCGGCAGGTGTTCCTGGCCCTCGGCCAGGGAGAGCGGCACCAGGATGTCGAGTGGGTCCATGACGGCAGCCGCTTCCACCTGGTGCAGGCACGGCCGGTAACGGCGCTGCCCTCCGCAACCTACCCGGCGCTGCGGGAGCAGCCGGAGCTCTGGTCCAACGCCAATTTCCGCGATGCGGTGCCGATGGTGCAGACCCCCTTCAACTGGAGCGTGAGCCGGCTGATGATCGAACAGGTCTTCACCTGCCAGTATGCCGCCGCCGGGTACCGGATCGACCTCACGGTCCCCCGCTGCCGGCTGTTCAACGGCCGTCCCTACTTCAACCTGGCGGTGCTGCAGTGGGAGTGCTACGACGCCTACGGCATCACGCCCGCCGACTACAACCGCTTCATCGGCGGCCACCAGCCGGAAATCAAGCTTCCTGCCGGAGAACCGGCACGTTTGAAGCTGAAACGCCTGATGGCCAACCTGCGACTGCTGCAGGTGCTGGGACGCATCCGTCGCCATGCCGCCACCACCTTCCATACATTCACCTCCTGCGTGGACGACCTGCGCCGCCGTGACCTGACGCTGCTGGACGACCGGGGACTGTTGGCGCTGATCCGGGAGGGGGAGCGGCTGGCACAGCGGATTGACCCGATCATGGTGATGTTGGGGACCAGCGGTGCGGTCTTTGCCGTGCTCCAGCCGCTGCTGGAGCGCTTTCTGCCGGGGCGCGGCCAGGCGCTGACCACGGCCCTGCTGGCAGGCCAGGAGGGAATCACCAGCGCCGACCATGGGCTGCGGCTGCTGGAGCTGGCCCGGATGGTGGGAGACGATCCCGACGCCCGTGCCTTTTTCAGTGCGGAACCGTTCCGGCCGGAGCAGTGGCGTGCCATCCCGATCCGCTCCCCCTTCCGGCGGGAGTTCGGCACGTTCCTGGATGAATACGGCCACCGCTGCGTCTATGAGCTGGATTTCAGCAACCCCCGCTGGCATGAGGACCCGCGCTATCTGTTGACCACCATCCGGGGCATGCTGGATAACGCCGACCCGGAGGCGGTGCGGCGGCGACAGCGGGAGACCAGCCGGCGGGCTTGGGACGAGGTGCGTGCCGGGGTGCCCCGTCTGCTGCACGGGCTGGTACGGCGTCTGGTGCGGATGGGCGGCACGGATGCCGCCAACCGGGAAATGGCCAAGTCGGTGCTGGTGCGGCTCGCGGACACCTATCGACGGATCGCGCTGGAGCTGGGGGAGCGGCTGCGGCAGCGGGGTCTGCTGGAACAGCGGGACGACGTCTTCTTCTGCTACTGGACGGAACTGCTGGAGCTGCTGACCGGAGCATGGGACGGCGCGGGGCTGCCGCTGCGGGTGGTTGACCGGCGGGAGCAGCACGAGGAGTGGCTGGCCCTGGATGCACCGGACCTGATCCGGGGGGAGACCCCCCACTACGTCGACCAGCAGCCGTCGGAGCGGGGGGATCACCTGAGCGGCCTGGGGGTTGCCGCCGGCCGGGCCCGGGGAGCGGCCCGGCTGGTCCGTCATCCGGAGGAGGGAGAACGCCTGCAGCATGGCGACGTGCTGGTGGCCCCTTCCACCGACCCGGCCTGGACACCGCTCTTTCTCAAGGCATCGGCGCTGGTGGCGGAAACCGGCGGCTTCATCTCACACGGCGCCATCGTGGCGCGGGAGTACGGCATCCCGGCCGTGGTCAACGTGGCCGGCGCCCTGAAGCGGATCAACGACGGCGGCATGCTGACGGTGGATGGCGATCGGGGCATTGTGCAGGTGGAGTAG
- a CDS encoding TetR/AcrR family transcriptional regulator — protein sequence MAKQEPGRRERKKDETRQRIVERAMELVARQGYEEVTMEQIAAAADVAKGTLYNYFPVKEAIVGAYMRTCARRAAPEVARLVAEAADTRERLMGLFVGVAQWQGEQRELYRHYLAYRMPQLLESLRNPELRSGFEQNLQLIIQRGVDDGELRGDLPVATLSGYLESAYLMVMLSWLALDDYDYKAGLLQMVDMFLSGAQLQPGGARHES from the coding sequence ATGGCAAAACAGGAACCGGGCAGGCGGGAGCGAAAAAAGGACGAGACGCGGCAGCGGATCGTGGAACGGGCCATGGAGCTGGTTGCGCGGCAGGGCTACGAGGAGGTCACCATGGAACAGATCGCCGCAGCGGCCGACGTGGCCAAGGGGACCCTCTACAACTACTTTCCGGTGAAAGAGGCGATCGTCGGTGCCTATATGCGCACCTGTGCGCGCCGGGCGGCGCCGGAGGTGGCACGGCTGGTTGCGGAGGCTGCCGACACCCGTGAGCGGCTCATGGGGCTGTTCGTCGGAGTAGCGCAGTGGCAGGGGGAACAGCGGGAATTGTACCGTCATTATCTCGCCTACCGGATGCCGCAACTGCTGGAATCCCTGCGCAACCCGGAGCTGCGCAGCGGGTTCGAGCAGAACCTGCAGCTGATCATCCAGCGGGGGGTTGATGACGGCGAATTGCGCGGCGACCTTCCAGTCGCCACCCTCTCCGGGTACCTGGAGTCGGCCTACCTGATGGTGATGCTGAGCTGGCTGGCGTTGGACGACTACGACTATAAGGCCGGTCTGCTGCAGATGGTGGATATGTTCCTGAGCGGCGCACAGCTGCAGCCAGGGGGGGCGCGCCATGAATCGTGA
- a CDS encoding sensor histidine kinase produces MTNGQGTDPRLRRRLLLTTLLPLLTALLVGWLLGDRLIAARIAGQAQEEARNDLGTAAELLQGELNRLAEGVQLIGRSPGLARSLADGRTPELARLLDLLSGSRGYSFLSVVDRYGQVRYRSAHPERAGDTLRHLKPVADALAGRPGQGLVLLSPLQAGQENPDLPRQMLVTLQPSPHAPSTTRTAEQRGLFLTAAAPVLGEDGAVSGALFAGLLLNNNERLADRITRLIAPQQREEGLRQSATIFLDDVRIATTVEDEQGRRATGTRLSAEVAATVLQRGERWIAPAYVLKERTFAAYEPLRDPQGNVVGALYVGVPERPYVQLRWTLNLTFAALLLGLTLLAVWLTTGLGRQLAERQREIGALNRTLEEKVRQRTRELEEKNRRLRETEKELARSERLAELGMLSAGVAHEINNPLAIIRGNAELLQMSLPEGSDLQEEVTEILDQSGRINRIVGGLLTLARQDRRQVSRFEAAPLLDEILDRIGHQLPLAGVDVERDYRRTPCLLEGDREQLRQVFTNLILNALEAMEGEGTLSVGADVDPGSTSSITVADSGPGIAPEQRERLFTPFFTTKQNGTGLGLAVSWAIVRNHGGTIDVQSVPGAGARFAVILPSPSS; encoded by the coding sequence ATGACGAACGGACAGGGTACGGACCCGCGTCTGCGCCGGCGGCTGCTGCTGACAACACTGCTGCCGCTGCTGACGGCGCTTCTGGTGGGATGGCTCTTGGGGGACCGCCTGATCGCGGCGCGGATCGCCGGCCAGGCCCAGGAGGAAGCCCGCAACGATCTGGGAACCGCCGCCGAACTGCTGCAGGGGGAGCTGAACCGGCTGGCCGAGGGAGTGCAGTTGATCGGCCGCAGTCCCGGCCTAGCCCGCAGCCTTGCCGACGGCCGCACCCCCGAGCTGGCCCGGCTGCTGGACCTGCTCTCGGGCAGCCGCGGCTACAGCTTCCTGAGCGTGGTGGACCGCTACGGCCAGGTGCGCTATCGCAGCGCCCATCCGGAGCGGGCCGGGGATACCCTGCGCCACTTGAAACCGGTGGCCGATGCCCTGGCCGGCCGGCCGGGGCAGGGGCTGGTGCTGCTTTCGCCCCTGCAGGCCGGCCAGGAGAACCCGGACCTGCCCCGGCAGATGCTGGTGACGCTGCAGCCGTCGCCCCATGCCCCGAGCACCACCCGTACCGCGGAACAGCGGGGCCTGTTTTTGACCGCCGCCGCGCCGGTGCTGGGTGAGGACGGTGCGGTGAGCGGCGCCCTGTTCGCCGGCCTGCTGCTGAACAACAACGAGCGGCTGGCGGACCGGATCACCCGGCTCATCGCCCCCCAGCAGCGGGAGGAGGGGCTGCGCCAGTCCGCCACCATCTTCCTGGATGATGTGCGTATCGCCACCACCGTTGAGGATGAACAGGGCCGGCGGGCCACCGGCACCCGTCTTTCCGCCGAGGTGGCCGCCACCGTGCTGCAGCGGGGGGAGCGCTGGATCGCGCCGGCCTATGTGCTCAAGGAGCGCACCTTTGCCGCCTACGAGCCGCTGCGGGACCCGCAGGGGAACGTGGTCGGCGCCCTCTACGTGGGGGTGCCGGAGCGTCCCTACGTTCAGTTGCGCTGGACCCTGAACCTGACCTTTGCCGCCCTGCTGCTGGGGCTGACCCTGCTGGCGGTCTGGCTGACCACCGGGCTGGGACGGCAACTGGCGGAACGGCAGCGGGAGATCGGCGCGCTCAACCGCACCCTGGAGGAAAAGGTGCGCCAGCGCACCCGCGAGCTGGAGGAAAAGAACCGGCGCCTGCGGGAGACCGAAAAGGAGCTGGCCCGTTCCGAGCGGCTGGCCGAGCTGGGGATGCTCTCCGCCGGGGTGGCCCACGAGATTAACAACCCCCTGGCCATTATCCGCGGTAACGCCGAGCTGCTGCAGATGTCCCTGCCGGAAGGGTCGGACCTGCAGGAGGAGGTAACGGAGATTCTGGACCAGAGTGGCCGGATCAACCGGATCGTGGGGGGGCTCTTGACCCTGGCCCGCCAGGACCGGCGCCAGGTGAGCCGCTTTGAGGCCGCGCCGCTCCTGGACGAAATCCTGGACCGGATCGGCCACCAGCTGCCGCTGGCGGGCGTCGACGTGGAGCGGGATTACCGCCGGACCCCCTGCCTGCTGGAAGGGGACCGGGAGCAGTTGCGCCAGGTGTTCACCAACCTGATCCTGAACGCCCTGGAGGCGATGGAGGGGGAGGGAACCCTCTCCGTCGGCGCCGATGTCGATCCCGGCAGCACCAGCAGCATCACTGTGGCCGACAGCGGCCCCGGTATTGCGCCGGAGCAGCGGGAGCGGTTGTTTACTCCCTTCTTCACCACCAAACAGAACGGCACCGGCCTGGGACTGGCGGTCTCCTGGGCCATTGTCCGCAACCACGGCGGTACCATCGACGTTCAAAGCGTTCCCGGTGCCGGCGCCCGTTTTGCCGTTATCCTGCCATCACCATCCTCCTGA
- a CDS encoding sigma-54-dependent transcriptional regulator, translating into MACIYICDDEQGILRYLSKLLKTHGYAVESFTGGRSLLARLEAAPGVPALLLQDVRMPDLDGIEVLKRVRRLAPELPVVVMTAHGTVDDAVHAIKLGAYDYVMKPFPKEKILGVLARALEHRQLTEENRRLRDELQRGDDTPPVFASPRFRQVYDLTLQVAASDANILILGESGTGKELIARTVHGNSLRRSKPFVSLNCAALADSLLESQLFGHMRGAFTGAVLNQKGLLEEADGGTLFLDEIGDVSAAVQAKLLRVIQEKEFIPIGATRARTVDVRFVAATNRDLQQEVAEGRFREDLYYRLNVISLTIPPLRERPEDVAPLAHHFLRRFAARMKKEVHGIEPEALRSLGSYHWPGNVRELENVIERAVILARGSLLTADLLPVCSRPAPAPAADEAVPALSLDELERRHILGVYRHNGGHKSKTAEILGISRKTLDRKLAEYGVQ; encoded by the coding sequence ATGGCATGCATCTACATCTGCGACGACGAGCAGGGAATCCTGCGCTATCTGTCAAAACTGCTGAAAACCCACGGATATGCGGTGGAGAGTTTCACCGGCGGCCGGTCGCTCCTGGCCCGGCTGGAGGCGGCTCCCGGCGTACCGGCGCTGTTGCTGCAGGATGTGCGGATGCCGGACCTCGACGGTATCGAGGTGCTCAAACGGGTCAGGCGGCTGGCGCCGGAGCTGCCGGTGGTGGTGATGACCGCCCACGGCACCGTGGACGACGCGGTGCATGCCATCAAGCTGGGGGCCTACGATTACGTGATGAAACCGTTCCCCAAGGAGAAAATCCTGGGGGTGCTGGCCAGGGCGCTGGAACACCGTCAGTTGACGGAGGAAAACCGCCGGCTGCGGGATGAACTGCAGCGGGGGGACGACACCCCGCCGGTCTTTGCCTCCCCCCGCTTCCGGCAGGTGTACGACCTGACCCTGCAGGTGGCGGCCAGCGACGCCAATATCCTGATCCTGGGGGAGTCGGGTACCGGCAAGGAGCTGATCGCCCGTACCGTGCACGGCAACAGCCTGCGCCGGTCCAAGCCGTTCGTCTCGCTCAACTGCGCCGCGCTTGCCGACAGTCTGCTGGAAAGCCAGTTGTTCGGCCATATGCGGGGAGCCTTCACCGGCGCGGTGCTGAACCAGAAGGGACTGCTGGAGGAGGCGGACGGCGGCACCCTGTTTCTGGACGAGATCGGCGACGTGAGTGCCGCGGTGCAGGCCAAGCTGTTACGGGTGATCCAGGAGAAGGAGTTCATCCCCATCGGCGCCACCCGGGCCAGAACCGTGGATGTCCGCTTCGTGGCCGCCACCAACCGCGACCTGCAGCAGGAGGTGGCCGAGGGGCGCTTCCGGGAGGACCTCTACTACCGGCTGAACGTGATCTCCCTCACCATTCCGCCGCTCCGGGAGCGGCCCGAGGATGTGGCACCGCTGGCCCATCACTTCCTGCGCCGCTTTGCGGCCCGCATGAAGAAGGAGGTACACGGCATCGAGCCCGAGGCCCTGCGCTCGCTGGGCAGCTACCACTGGCCCGGCAACGTGCGGGAGCTGGAAAACGTGATCGAGCGGGCCGTGATCCTGGCCCGGGGCAGCCTGCTCACCGCCGATCTGCTGCCGGTCTGCAGTCGGCCGGCGCCGGCACCGGCCGCCGATGAAGCGGTGCCGGCGCTGTCGCTGGATGAGCTGGAGCGGCGGCATATCCTGGGAGTCTACCGCCACAACGGCGGGCACAAGAGCAAAACCGCGGAAATTCTGGGGATCTCCCGCAAGACCCTGGACCGCAAGCTGGCGGAGTACGGCGTACAATGA